In the genome of Lathyrus oleraceus cultivar Zhongwan6 chromosome 4, CAAS_Psat_ZW6_1.0, whole genome shotgun sequence, the window TTACACAAACATCTAAATAAATTTTACACAGGTATTCAATCATATTGTActtttttattatattttatattactTTTAAAATATGTTTACAAAAATTCGATTGGATGTTCGTATACAATATATTTGCACTATTGGTGTATAATGTTGGGATAACTTGTTTCACGTGGTTATTGGCTTAAAGAAGAATAAAATTAGAGTAGAGAGAGTTTATTCAAATAATCTTAATGAATAGAGTAGTATATAATCAGAAAATCAAGTAACTAAAATTCAAAATTGTCAATTTGCTCGTGTTACAAGTCACTTACAGCATAATTACATTGTCAATGTTCCTTCCAATCCAAATCAACTAATCTTATTGAGTCCAGTAGATGTCATCATGGAACGGCTGCACACCATCATTCCCCACGTGCTAATCCTCGCTATAGTATAGCACATGATCAAACCCGTAtacatttatttttataaaatgTGGGATGCTCACCCTCGCTATAGTTTACCACACGATCAAACCCACAtacatttatttttataaaatgTGGATGCTCACCCTTTTACATTTATTTTGTAGAAAAACGAAGCGTCGTATTTCCAAAAACTAAAGAAAGAAAATAATTTTTCGCCAAGAGTTAGAAAGAAATTCCCGATCTTTAATTCAAAGGGGTCAGGATAAGGGTCATATGAATGAATAATCTCCAAAACTTCTATTGCAATTTCATAACCGAGTCATAGTTGAATGACCTCCTCATCTAAAAACACTTAATATTATTctaaaaaaacatattaaaaaatataatattttaattctaattttttaaaacataatcttatataatattataaataTTACTTACCACCATATTAAATAAGAGCAACACATGTGTAAAAGTGAAGAGAgacaaaaaataaataaattaaaaaccCTTATTTTAAAGAGAGTTTTAATTAGCGGGATCAAAAAGTTAAACACACttaaaataagaaaagaaaaataCATTTAAACTTATTTTTACTCAAAGAAACACAAAGAACGAATTTACTAAAAACATGTGAGGGATGCATTTAGCCTTAAATATAGGAAGATTTATTGATTGGTCACATTAAATTGAGACGATATCCCTCTAAGTATTGCACACAATAATAATCTGAAACCAGCCTCAATATTTCACTTGAAAACATGCATCGTTTTGTTTGGTCTCAAACAGCCACTGCAGTGATTGGTTTGAGCATGTTACAGAGATACACAATGGAAATGCTAATTGGCTTCTTAACCTATTCTATTCATCATTCTCAATTGTGCCGTCCTTGAGATGAAAATGCttttctcttttctggaactCTGTCAAACCTTTCCCACTTCCAGTCACACCAACCTTTCCTTGAGGATCATCAGGAGATTTAAATATACTCTCCCGCTTCCTTCCCGAGAAGAAACCAATCTGGGACCAAAACCACCTTCATTTGTATGAAAACAACAAAACAAATGAGAAAATAAATATTAGACAAGTTGAGAAAGGTACCTTCTTTGCTTTTCCTTTGGTTGTCTGGAATTGCTGCCAAGCATTTTGCCGCTTATTTTGTGTGACTTCAAGTTGTTCCATCCGCATCTTAGACTTAAAGGCATGTATTTTCTTCCGTTTCGTAATTTTCTGTAATCATTCAGTTAGCAAACATGTCATTTATGGCATCCTAGAAAACTGGCAGATCAATTTGGATTGAACAAAAACAGTTTCAGAACCCCGATCCCAACAAAAATGTTTGCAGAAAACAAATATACTTCACCAAAAGTAGGCAACAGAACAAGAAATCAAACCAAGGAAATCTAGTTTGCAAAGGCAGAAACTTTATGCACTTAATTAATATATAAAATCAAGGAAAGCAACACTCACCACATCCTCAGGGTCATCGGGCTCTATACGAAGCTTTGCAGGTAGACTTCGTGATTGAAAATCAACAGACCCAGCTTGCGCAATTTTTCTTTTGATAGCCTGCTTTGTAGCTTCGGCTACACGCTCCGCTTCTACCAAAGCATCCACAGTACCTTCTTGAATTGGCCTTATATTAGCAGGATCTACCTAAAATAAACCAACATATGCAATTTACCTTTAAATTTTAGAAACTAGAAAAACTATTAAAGAATTTTTTGATAGGGTTAAATACGTTTTTAGTCCCGATAAAATATCCATTTTTTATGTCCCTGCCTTTTATAGACAATAGACTTAAAAATGGTTAAAAAAGGAACTAAACTTGAAAGGTTCTTAATTTAATACTAGGAACTACAACCATATTTAACCCTTTTCAACAACAAAAAGTAATGTTTTAGCTTGTAACGATAAGTTAGTGGCTCATTTGTATCGCCTATATTCTGATGATGCAATTTATGAGTGGGGTGTTAAGAATACATTTCTCAGTAAAATACTGTCATTCACTTTCAAATTCAACATAGTGCTATAAAACAATTTAATGCACCAGCATAGCACAGGATACAGGCACTAGTTTAGAAAATACTTCAATAAACATGATGGCGTGCTGACTACTTGATTTAAAACCTTGTTacatgattttatttttattaccTACATATAGAAAATTTTGTCATAGG includes:
- the LOC127138244 gene encoding uncharacterized protein LOC127138244 gives rise to the protein MQDGDEVNIQELASNLTIYKDQLNQVRQLLNDEPSNTEYVDMERELCEVIALTEELLATAKQNEISVATESPSLSRSKENKAELDSHFDHQEKFPIGTRVQAVYSEDGEWYDATVEAYTPNGYYVSYDSWGNKEEVDPANIRPIQEGTVDALVEAERVAEATKQAIKRKIAQAGSVDFQSRSLPAKLRIEPDDPEDVKITKRKKIHAFKSKMRMEQLEVTQNKRQNAWQQFQTTKGKAKKIGFFSGRKRESIFKSPDDPQGKVGVTGSGKGLTEFQKREKHFHLKDGTIENDE